GCTGGTGGCTTTGGCACCGGAATTCGACCGCACCCTCATCCTGTGGGAAGGACAGTCTCCCTCGGCCCTGCTTTCGCCTGCCATGCTCGGCGGTAACGGGCGAACCCTGTTTGTCGTCGGGCCGGAAGGCGGCTTTTCCGACCGAGAAGTGCGCGTTCTTACCGAAGGCGGTTTCACCCCCGTCAGCCTTGGTCGCCGCATCCTGCGGTGGGAAACCGCAGCCCTGCTCTGCCTCGGGCTGGACTGGTGGCACCGCGAACTGAACGCATCGTCTCCCACAGAGAATGGAGGCAGGCCGTGAGCGTACGCCAGCCGCTTGCGGACAAAATCCGCCCGGAATCCTTTGATGACTTTGTCGGCCAGGAACATCTGAAGGCGCGCATAACCGCCCTTGGCAATGCCAACCGGCTGCCCAGCCTGTTGCTCTTCGGCCCTCCCGGCTGCGGCAAATCCACACTGGCCCTGCTGCTTGCCCGACAGACAGGCAAAAACTGGCTGCGCGTAAGCGCGCCGGAGGCAGGCCTGCAGCAACTGCGTAAATCCCTCACCGGCGTGGATGTGCTGGTGCTGGACGAATTGCATCGTTTCTCCAAGGCCCAGCAGGACTTCTTTCTGCCGTTGCTCGAGTCGGGCGAAATTACGCTGATTGCCACAACGACGGAAAACCCCTCTTTCAGCGTTACCCGCCAGTTGCTCTCGCGGCTGCACGTGCTGCGTCTGCGTCCTCTGAGCAGACCGGAGATGATCCAGCTTGCACGGCGCGGCGCGGAATCCAGCGGCTTCACACTGGAAGACCAGTCTTACGATTTCATCGCAGGCGTTGCGCACGGTGACGCACGCACCATGCTCAACCTTCTTGAATATGTGGCGGCCCTGCCCGAAGAGTCGCGCACATTCGAGAAGCTGCGCTCCGCCCTGCCCGAAGTGGTTATCCGGCACGACAAGGACGGCGACAACCACTACGAGCTGGCATCCGCACTCATCAAGTCCATCCGCGGCAGTGACCCGGATGCCGCGCTCTATTACCTTGCCTGCCTGCTTGAAGGCGGGGAAGACCCCCGTTTCATCACCCGCCGCCTCATTCTTTCCGCATCGGAGGATATAGGTCTGGCCGACCCCATGGCCCTGCAGCTTGCCGTTGCCTGCCAGCAGGCCATAGAATTCGTGGGCATGCCTGAAGGATTCATTCCCATGGCGGAGTGTGTGGTGTATCTTGCACTTTCAAAGAAGAGCAATTCAACCTATGCGGCCTATCTTGCGGCGGCCAAAGAAATCAAGACAAACGGCCCGCGTCCTGTGCCGCTGCACTTGCGCAATCCTTCCACCAAGCTTCAGAAAGACTGGGGATACGGCAAGAACTACCTGTACCCGCACAGTTATCCTGAAGGACACGTGGAACAGCAGTATCTGCCCGACGGGCTTGAAGACAGACATTTCTACCAACCCAAGGAACATGGTATGGAACCCCGCATAGCGGCGTGGTTCCGGCAATTGAACAAGAGAAAATCGTAAGCGGTACCACACATGGCAACTGGCCCCATATTCAGCATCATAACGCCAAGCGCGGGCAAACGCCCTCTGGCCCTTGCACAGGCCATAGAAAGTGTTCATACCGCGATGCTGCATGCGGGGCTTGATGCTTCGGCTGTTGAGATGCTTATCGGCTATGATGGCGTACAAGGGCCAGAAGTGTGCGACTACCCTTTTCTGCGGTTTATGAACCTGCCCGCACAGGGCCATTTCGGTAACGGCATACGCCGTATTCTGCTGCGGGTGGCAAAAGGAACACGAATTATCTTTCTGGATGACGACAACACTCTGGCCCCCGAAGCCTTTGTCATCTTCGGCAGGTATCCCGATGCGGAACTCGTGATCGCCCGCATTGATGTAAGCAAAGCGTTTGCCAATGGCTACCTGCCTGAGCATGTGGAAGGAAGGGAGCTTTTCCGTCCCACCAACGTAGACCCGCTGTGCATGTGCCTTTCACGGGATCTTGTGCAGAACCGCTGCGCAGGCTGGGAAGTTTACGAAGGCTATGAATCGGATTATCGGAATCTGGTACGCTACTACCGCCGTGCGCGATCCGTTGCCATAACGGATGATGTAGTAGGTGTTTATGACGCTGGGCGCGGTATGGACCGGGGGGGCATGAACCGCAGGCAGCAGGACATTGAATCAAAACGGGAGATATCATGATGAAGCGCGTATTACTGCTTCTGGCAGCACTCATGCTTATGACACTTTCCTCGGGTTGTGCCATCTACAAAACAAGCGTTGATGAACGGGATGTTAAAACAGTTGCAACCGACAAGTATATCACGGCGGAAATCAAGGCCCGCTTTCTTGAAGACAAGCTGGTCAGCATACTCGACATAGGGGCCAATGTGTATCAGGGCCATGCCTACCTCTATGGTGAGTATGAAAGTGATGCACAGCGCGCCCGCGCCATTTCCATTGCCCAGGATGTGGATGGTGTGACCAACGTTACCTACTACCTTCTGCCCAAGGTGAAGGATGACGGCTGCGGCACCACAGACAACCTGATGATTCGCGGCGAACTGGAAAAGGAACTCATCTCCGACGACCGCATCTGGTCCACCAACGTGGATGTTGCCGTCATCCAGTGCAATGTCCTGCTGATGGGCCGTGTGGG
This region of Desulfovibrio subterraneus genomic DNA includes:
- a CDS encoding replication-associated recombination protein A — encoded protein: MSVRQPLADKIRPESFDDFVGQEHLKARITALGNANRLPSLLLFGPPGCGKSTLALLLARQTGKNWLRVSAPEAGLQQLRKSLTGVDVLVLDELHRFSKAQQDFFLPLLESGEITLIATTTENPSFSVTRQLLSRLHVLRLRPLSRPEMIQLARRGAESSGFTLEDQSYDFIAGVAHGDARTMLNLLEYVAALPEESRTFEKLRSALPEVVIRHDKDGDNHYELASALIKSIRGSDPDAALYYLACLLEGGEDPRFITRRLILSASEDIGLADPMALQLAVACQQAIEFVGMPEGFIPMAECVVYLALSKKSNSTYAAYLAAAKEIKTNGPRPVPLHLRNPSTKLQKDWGYGKNYLYPHSYPEGHVEQQYLPDGLEDRHFYQPKEHGMEPRIAAWFRQLNKRKS
- a CDS encoding BON domain-containing protein, producing the protein MMKRVLLLLAALMLMTLSSGCAIYKTSVDERDVKTVATDKYITAEIKARFLEDKLVSILDIGANVYQGHAYLYGEYESDAQRARAISIAQDVDGVTNVTYYLLPKVKDDGCGTTDNLMIRGELEKELISDDRIWSTNVDVAVIQCNVLLMGRVGNQREIDLSIKYAKEIEGVRRVRSYLRVLGQ
- a CDS encoding glycosyl transferase family 2, which codes for MATGPIFSIITPSAGKRPLALAQAIESVHTAMLHAGLDASAVEMLIGYDGVQGPEVCDYPFLRFMNLPAQGHFGNGIRRILLRVAKGTRIIFLDDDNTLAPEAFVIFGRYPDAELVIARIDVSKAFANGYLPEHVEGRELFRPTNVDPLCMCLSRDLVQNRCAGWEVYEGYESDYRNLVRYYRRARSVAITDDVVGVYDAGRGMDRGGMNRRQQDIESKREIS